One part of the Thermoanaerobacterium sp. CMT5567-10 genome encodes these proteins:
- a CDS encoding DUF2703 domain-containing protein → MQMSFLYFEGCPNSDSALKLLKEVLSEKNIKDDVDTIKIESEEYAYRYKFLGSPSIYINGEDIEKERRNDEPLYGCKVYKIIDGYSGIPSREMILYAINEALIQ, encoded by the coding sequence ATGCAGATGAGCTTTTTATACTTCGAAGGATGTCCTAATTCAGATTCAGCATTAAAATTGTTAAAGGAGGTTTTATCAGAAAAAAATATTAAAGATGATGTAGACACAATAAAAATAGAATCTGAAGAATATGCATATAGATATAAATTTTTAGGTTCGCCATCAATTTATATAAACGGAGAAGATATTGAAAAAGAGAGAAGGAATGATGAACCTCTTTATGGTTGTAAGGTATATAAAATTATAGATGGATATTCAGGTATACCTTCAAGAGAAATGATATTATATGCCATTAACGAGGCTTTAATTCAATAG
- a CDS encoding type VII toxin-antitoxin system MntA family adenylyltransferase antitoxin, with amino-acid sequence MNYLSILKEFFKDREDIIMAFLFGSVAKGKSMKESDIDIAVYFKNYDEKLVFKLWNDLEDLLKKDVDLVVLNIANATIAWEALRGKKIVVNDENFYLNYMLNVSMEAEDFREVVLDIYKIRQERRKINA; translated from the coding sequence ATGAATTATTTATCAATACTCAAAGAATTTTTCAAAGATAGAGAAGATATTATTATGGCTTTTTTATTTGGCTCTGTTGCAAAAGGAAAGAGCATGAAAGAGTCTGATATAGATATTGCGGTATATTTTAAAAATTATGATGAAAAGTTGGTATTTAAGTTGTGGAACGATTTAGAAGATTTGCTCAAAAAAGATGTCGATCTCGTAGTGCTAAACATTGCAAATGCTACAATCGCATGGGAAGCATTAAGAGGTAAAAAGATAGTAGTAAACGATGAAAATTTTTATTTAAATTATATGCTTAACGTATCTATGGAAGCTGAAGATTTTAGAGAAGTAGTTTTAGACATATATAAAATAAGGCAAGAAAGAAGGAAAATAAATGCTTAA
- a CDS encoding PspA/IM30 family protein gives MSLVKRISNIFKAKANDIVEKMEDPEDTLNYSLVEMRENLSKIKKSMLDVATLKKKLENELSDINIKISEYEKNAELALESGREDLAKASIQNKNDLIEKKTNLESQIKSIEEQLKNIEKSKEQMEDNLIKLQSKKEELITMKKVSDAQVMIKETLTGIANDTTDLGERIRNAEEKIKEKYAKSQAIDYMVDAGMLDNILDDEDNVEKELKEIEKQKRAEEEFEELKKRVAAKNQAIKE, from the coding sequence ATGAGTTTAGTAAAACGCATATCTAATATTTTTAAAGCTAAGGCAAATGACATAGTAGAAAAGATGGAGGATCCTGAAGACACCTTAAATTACTCATTAGTAGAGATGAGAGAAAATTTATCTAAAATAAAGAAATCTATGCTAGATGTGGCAACATTAAAGAAAAAATTAGAAAATGAATTAAGCGACATCAATATTAAAATATCAGAATACGAGAAAAATGCTGAATTAGCTTTAGAAAGCGGTAGAGAGGATTTAGCAAAAGCATCAATACAAAATAAAAATGATTTAATAGAAAAAAAGACAAATCTTGAATCACAGATAAAAAGCATAGAGGAGCAGCTTAAGAATATAGAAAAAAGTAAGGAACAAATGGAAGACAATTTAATAAAATTACAGAGCAAAAAAGAAGAACTTATTACTATGAAAAAAGTATCAGATGCACAGGTAATGATAAAAGAAACGTTGACAGGTATTGCAAATGATACAACTGATTTAGGTGAAAGAATAAGAAATGCAGAAGAAAAAATTAAAGAAAAATATGCAAAATCACAAGCTATTGATTATATGGTTGATGCAGGTATGCTTGATAACATATTAGATGATGAAGATAATGTAGAAAAAGAATTAAAAGAAATTGAAAAGCAAAAAAGAGCTGAAGAAGAATTTGAAGAACTTAAAAAGAGAGTAGCTGCAAAAAATCAAGCAATTAAGGAGTGA
- a CDS encoding DUF5345 family protein — protein MKKCHNDIDPKLIDSFYNESDNKSIDNDAFNKLNKISDMFDIFNEPDVKINASEFIQKANEIRNKKRDRKELVIFILASITFIVFLILAAFKDFKLVIICQIIIYLSLPLTVVPLLKFREE, from the coding sequence ATGAAGAAATGTCATAATGATATAGATCCTAAGCTTATAGATTCTTTTTATAATGAGTCAGATAATAAAAGCATTGATAATGATGCATTTAATAAGCTCAATAAAATTTCAGATATGTTTGATATTTTTAATGAGCCTGACGTAAAAATTAATGCATCCGAATTTATTCAAAAAGCTAATGAAATACGTAATAAAAAAAGAGATAGAAAAGAGCTTGTAATTTTCATACTTGCTTCAATTACGTTTATAGTATTTTTAATTCTAGCTGCATTTAAAGACTTTAAGTTAGTAATCATTTGTCAAATTATAATTTATTTATCTTTGCCGTTGACTGTTGTGCCATTATTAAAATTCAGAGAGGAGTAG
- a CDS encoding zinc ribbon domain-containing protein, giving the protein MKYLLFILLFMLLVLQATWIFIDARKKGEKYYWLWGLFGLLNVPSSLIIYILVTRYEVSKCPKCGASIKRSYKYCPYCGNMLKTSLCPHCGREIKDEWVYCPDCSKKLK; this is encoded by the coding sequence ATGAAGTATTTATTATTTATTCTATTATTTATGTTACTTGTATTACAGGCAACATGGATATTTATAGATGCAAGGAAAAAAGGTGAAAAATATTATTGGCTCTGGGGTTTGTTTGGACTTTTAAATGTGCCATCATCATTAATAATCTATATTTTAGTGACGCGCTATGAAGTCTCGAAATGTCCGAAATGTGGTGCTTCAATAAAAAGAAGCTACAAATATTGTCCATATTGTGGCAATATGTTAAAAACTTCATTATGTCCGCATTGTGGCAGGGAGATTAAAGATGAATGGGTATATTGCCCGGATTGTTCAAAAAAATTAAAATAA
- the sigY gene encoding RNA polymerase sigma factor SigY — MDESKLINDAKSGDKYALNLLITENYNIVLGYCIKMTGNISLAQDIAQEAMLKAVLNINKFTPDFKFSSWLIRIAINIYKDFLRKNRITECIDDIDIFSENSVEDDIINKVRYKEVMKILLSLPYEKRAVFILKHYYGYKYEEISKIMNCPVGTVRSRLHYCIKYILDEMERRELI, encoded by the coding sequence ATGGATGAGAGCAAACTTATAAATGATGCAAAAAGCGGCGATAAATATGCATTAAATCTGCTTATAACTGAAAATTATAATATTGTTCTCGGGTACTGTATTAAAATGACAGGAAATATATCACTTGCCCAGGACATAGCACAGGAGGCTATGCTAAAAGCGGTATTAAATATTAATAAGTTTACACCGGATTTTAAGTTTTCTTCTTGGTTAATAAGGATTGCCATCAATATTTACAAAGATTTTTTAAGAAAAAACAGAATAACTGAATGTATAGATGATATAGATATATTTTCCGAAAATAGTGTAGAAGATGATATTATAAATAAGGTCCGCTATAAAGAAGTTATGAAAATATTGTTAAGCCTTCCATATGAAAAAAGGGCGGTATTTATATTGAAACATTATTATGGATATAAATACGAAGAAATTTCTAAAATAATGAATTGTCCAGTTGGTACGGTACGTTCAAGGCTGCACTACTGCATTAAGTATATTCTAGATGAGATGGAAAGAAGGGAATTGATATGA
- a CDS encoding homocysteine synthase: MSEERKLKFDTLQVHAGQEPDPTTGAVAVPIYQTSSYIFKDTEHAASLFSLKEPGNIYTRIMNPTNDVFEKRIAALEGGVGAVATASGSAAITYSILNIAGAGDEIVSASTLYGGTYNLFALTLPKLGIKTTFVDPDDPENFRKAITDRTKALYIETIGNPGINIPDFEAIAKITHENKIPLIVDNTFATPYLFRPFEYGADIVVHSATKFIGGHGTSIGGVIVDSGKFDWAGSGRFPEFVEPDPSYHGIKYVESFGPAAYITKLRVQLLRDTGASLSPFNAFLFLQGLETLSLRVQRHVENAQKVAEFLAKNPNVTWVNYPGLKENKYHELAKKYLPKGAGSILTFGIKGGINAGIKFINSLELFSLLANVGDAKSLVIHPASTTHSQLNEEELSLAGVTPDQIRLSIGIEDIDDILYDLDQALKKAAE; the protein is encoded by the coding sequence ATGAGTGAAGAAAGAAAGTTAAAATTTGACACATTGCAGGTGCATGCGGGGCAAGAACCAGATCCAACTACAGGTGCAGTGGCAGTGCCAATTTATCAAACATCGTCATATATATTTAAAGATACTGAACATGCCGCTTCTTTATTTAGCCTTAAAGAACCAGGTAATATTTATACAAGAATCATGAATCCCACCAATGATGTATTTGAAAAGAGAATAGCAGCCTTAGAAGGTGGTGTTGGTGCTGTTGCAACAGCTTCTGGCTCTGCTGCTATAACATACTCGATTTTAAATATAGCAGGTGCAGGTGATGAAATAGTATCTGCAAGCACATTATATGGTGGAACATACAATCTATTTGCTTTAACATTGCCTAAACTTGGCATTAAAACGACATTTGTAGATCCAGATGATCCTGAAAATTTCAGAAAAGCAATAACAGACAGAACAAAGGCATTATATATAGAGACAATAGGAAATCCTGGAATAAATATACCTGATTTCGAGGCTATAGCAAAAATAACGCATGAGAATAAAATACCGCTAATTGTAGACAATACATTTGCAACACCATATCTTTTCCGTCCGTTTGAATATGGGGCAGATATAGTAGTACATTCAGCGACAAAATTTATAGGAGGCCACGGGACATCAATAGGCGGAGTAATAGTAGATTCAGGAAAATTTGATTGGGCAGGAAGTGGAAGGTTCCCTGAATTTGTAGAGCCAGATCCAAGCTATCATGGAATTAAATATGTTGAATCATTTGGACCGGCCGCATATATTACAAAATTAAGGGTACAGCTTTTAAGAGACACTGGTGCATCTTTAAGCCCCTTCAATGCATTTTTATTTTTACAAGGACTAGAGACTTTGTCATTAAGAGTTCAAAGACATGTAGAAAATGCACAAAAGGTAGCAGAATTCTTAGCAAAGAATCCAAATGTGACGTGGGTAAACTATCCTGGACTTAAAGAAAATAAATACCATGAGCTTGCAAAGAAATACCTACCGAAAGGTGCAGGTTCAATATTGACATTTGGAATAAAAGGTGGAATAAATGCTGGAATCAAATTCATAAACAGCCTTGAATTATTCTCATTGCTTGCTAATGTTGGTGACGCAAAGTCTTTGGTAATTCATCCAGCAAGCACAACACATTCGCAATTAAACGAAGAAGAATTGTCATTAGCAGGTGTAACGCCTGACCAAATCAGATTGTCAATAGGCATAGAAGACATCGACGACATATTGTATGACCTTGACCAAGCACTTAAAAAAGCAGCAGAATAA
- the polX gene encoding DNA polymerase/3'-5' exonuclease PolX has product MDKKTVINILNEIGLLLELKGENPFKSRAYYNAARTIEVLDDDIEKLIKEDRLKDVRGIGDALNKKLTELITTGRLEYYENLKASIPEGLIEMLKIPGLGPKKIKTLYDKLDIKTVGELEYACIENRLVELPGFGEKTQKKILEGIQFIKQFSGKHLFMDAYLEATSLKQYLIDSGLTIRCEIAGSLRRRKEIVKDIDILATCDNPEKLMDVFTKYEGVRDIVAKGETKTSITLKSGINVDLRVVKDEEYPYALHHFTGSKEHNTAMRHRAKQMGIKMNEYGLFKDDLLIKCRDEEEIFYNLNLSYIPPELRENMGEIEAAEKGLLPVLIDEKDIKGVFHVHTIYSDGANTLSEMVNAARDRGYKIIGITDHSKSAFYANGLKEEDILRQLDEIDELNHKYADIKILKGIESDILRDGSLDYDEDILRRFDFVIASVHSNFKMSKDDMTERMIKAIKNRYTKIIGHLTGRLLLARDGYDLDVYKVIDSAAEYGKIIEINSSPYRLDLDWRYIKYAKEKGVKFAICPDAHRIEGLDDIKYGIGIARKGWLEAKDVINTYDFDELNKILR; this is encoded by the coding sequence ATGGATAAGAAAACCGTTATCAATATACTAAATGAAATAGGGCTTTTGTTAGAATTAAAGGGTGAAAATCCTTTTAAGTCGAGAGCATATTATAATGCTGCTCGTACAATAGAAGTCCTTGATGACGATATTGAAAAATTAATAAAAGAAGATAGATTAAAAGATGTAAGGGGTATAGGTGATGCGCTTAATAAAAAGCTTACTGAGCTTATTACTACAGGTAGACTTGAATACTATGAAAATCTTAAAGCATCGATACCTGAAGGCCTCATTGAGATGTTAAAAATACCAGGTCTTGGACCTAAAAAGATAAAAACATTGTACGACAAATTGGATATAAAGACGGTTGGTGAGCTGGAATATGCCTGTATTGAAAATAGACTAGTTGAATTACCTGGATTTGGTGAAAAGACACAGAAAAAAATCCTTGAAGGCATACAATTTATAAAACAGTTTAGTGGTAAGCATCTATTTATGGATGCATATTTAGAGGCCACATCATTAAAACAATACCTTATTGACAGTGGATTGACAATAAGATGTGAGATTGCTGGAAGTTTAAGGCGAAGAAAAGAGATAGTGAAAGATATAGATATTCTTGCTACGTGTGATAATCCTGAGAAGCTAATGGACGTATTTACAAAATATGAAGGTGTAAGGGATATTGTTGCTAAGGGAGAAACTAAGACTAGCATAACATTGAAATCTGGCATAAATGTAGACTTAAGGGTTGTTAAAGATGAAGAATATCCATATGCATTGCACCATTTTACAGGCAGCAAAGAGCATAATACAGCTATGAGGCATAGGGCAAAGCAAATGGGAATAAAGATGAATGAATATGGTCTATTTAAAGATGATTTGCTTATTAAATGCCGTGATGAAGAAGAGATATTTTATAATCTCAATTTATCGTATATCCCGCCAGAACTTCGCGAAAATATGGGTGAAATTGAAGCGGCAGAAAAAGGGCTACTTCCAGTATTAATAGATGAAAAAGATATTAAAGGGGTTTTTCATGTACATACGATATACAGCGATGGTGCAAATACACTTTCTGAGATGGTTAATGCGGCAAGAGATCGCGGTTATAAAATTATTGGTATTACAGATCACAGTAAATCTGCATTTTATGCAAATGGACTTAAAGAAGAAGATATTTTAAGGCAATTGGATGAAATTGATGAATTGAATCATAAATATGCTGATATAAAGATATTAAAAGGTATAGAATCTGATATATTAAGAGACGGTTCACTTGATTATGACGAAGATATTTTGAGAAGATTTGACTTTGTCATTGCATCTGTTCATTCCAACTTTAAAATGAGCAAAGACGACATGACAGAGAGAATGATAAAAGCTATAAAAAATAGATACACAAAAATCATTGGACATCTAACAGGGAGACTTCTCCTTGCAAGAGATGGTTATGACCTTGATGTGTATAAAGTCATAGATAGTGCTGCTGAATATGGTAAAATAATTGAAATAAATTCGAGCCCTTATAGACTGGATCTAGATTGGAGATACATAAAATATGCAAAAGAAAAAGGTGTAAAATTTGCAATCTGTCCAGATGCACACAGGATAGAAGGGCTTGATGACATAAAATATGGCATTGGCATTGCGCGTAAAGGTTGGCTTGAAGCGAAAGATGTGATAAATACGTATGATTTTGATGAGTTGAATAAGATTTTGAGATAA
- a CDS encoding heavy metal translocating P-type ATPase: MPEKTTLKISGMSCASCAAKIEKGLKNMDGVDEANVNLAIEKATVIYDPNKVDIDDMTKKIEDLGYGVIKDKVELILIGMSCASCAAKIEKALNNLQGVNRATVNFATETATVEFDSSKVDVAAMIKAVRNIGYDAKEKTGIGMDTEKEEREREVKTLKRLVTISSILTIPLLISMFGRIFGFSAGILDNPWAQIIISFPVQFIIGYRYYKGAWHNLKNMSANMDTLIAMGTTAAYFYSLYNVFTKPMSEIHNYLYFEASAVIITLITLGKLLEAIAKGKTSEAIKKLMGLQAKTARVIRNGEEIDIPIEEVEVGDIVVVRPGEKIPVDGVIVEGSSAIDESMITGESIPIDKNVNDEVIGATINKTGTFKFKATKVGIDTVLSQIIKMVEDAQGSKAPIQEIADKVSGVFVPVVIGIAVVTFLIWYFVLGNFNAGIISAVSVLVIACPCALGLATPTSVMVGTGKGAENGILIKGGEYLQKAKEINAIVLDKTGTITKGEPEVTDIISLGDLSDNEILYISGIAEKNSEHPLGKAIVNKSKEKYEKLPDPNKFEAIPGHGIYAIINEKEYYFGNRRLMEKNNIDISNIESKLEQIENEGKTAMILASNEKVEGLIAVADTPKEDSSKAIQELKALNIDIYMITGDNARTAEAIAKQVGIDHVLAEVLPENKAEEVIKLQKQGKIVAMVGDGINDAPALAQSDVGIAIGTGTDVAIETSDITLISGNLMGLVTAIKLSRATMRNIYQNLFWAFIYNTIGIPFAAMGLLSPAIAGGAMAFSSVSVVSNALRLRRFRSAK, encoded by the coding sequence ATGCCAGAAAAAACTACTTTAAAAATATCAGGTATGTCATGCGCATCATGTGCAGCCAAGATAGAAAAAGGCCTTAAAAATATGGATGGTGTCGATGAAGCAAATGTCAACTTAGCGATAGAAAAGGCAACAGTTATATATGACCCGAATAAAGTTGACATAGATGATATGACGAAAAAAATTGAGGACTTAGGATATGGAGTCATTAAGGATAAAGTAGAACTAATACTAATAGGTATGTCGTGTGCATCTTGTGCTGCAAAGATAGAAAAAGCATTAAATAATTTACAAGGCGTAAATAGAGCTACGGTTAATTTTGCAACTGAAACGGCAACAGTTGAATTTGATTCAAGCAAAGTAGATGTAGCAGCAATGATAAAAGCTGTTAGAAATATCGGCTATGATGCAAAAGAAAAAACTGGCATAGGAATGGATACAGAGAAAGAAGAGAGAGAAAGGGAAGTTAAAACATTAAAAAGGCTAGTTACAATTTCTTCTATATTGACAATACCATTACTTATATCAATGTTTGGAAGGATATTCGGTTTTTCTGCAGGGATTTTGGATAATCCATGGGCGCAAATAATAATATCATTTCCAGTCCAATTTATTATTGGATATAGATACTATAAAGGAGCTTGGCATAATTTAAAAAATATGTCAGCAAATATGGATACATTAATTGCAATGGGAACAACTGCAGCATATTTTTATAGCTTGTATAATGTATTTACAAAACCCATGTCAGAGATACACAATTACTTGTATTTTGAAGCGTCGGCAGTTATCATAACGCTTATAACTCTTGGTAAGCTGCTTGAAGCTATAGCAAAAGGTAAAACATCTGAAGCAATAAAAAAACTTATGGGACTTCAGGCGAAAACTGCAAGAGTCATAAGAAACGGAGAAGAAATAGATATACCGATTGAAGAAGTAGAAGTGGGAGATATAGTTGTAGTAAGGCCAGGTGAAAAAATACCTGTAGACGGTGTAATTGTAGAGGGAAGTTCTGCCATAGATGAATCTATGATAACAGGAGAATCCATTCCTATTGATAAAAATGTTAATGACGAGGTAATAGGTGCCACAATAAATAAGACAGGTACTTTTAAGTTTAAAGCAACGAAGGTTGGGATAGATACGGTACTATCACAGATAATAAAAATGGTTGAGGATGCACAGGGATCAAAAGCACCTATCCAAGAGATTGCTGATAAGGTATCAGGGGTTTTTGTACCTGTAGTCATTGGAATTGCAGTGGTTACATTTTTGATATGGTACTTTGTTTTAGGAAATTTTAATGCGGGTATAATAAGTGCAGTATCTGTACTTGTTATAGCATGTCCTTGTGCATTAGGTCTTGCAACACCGACATCTGTTATGGTAGGTACAGGTAAAGGTGCAGAAAATGGCATACTTATAAAAGGCGGCGAATATTTACAAAAAGCAAAAGAGATTAATGCAATTGTACTTGATAAGACTGGTACGATAACTAAAGGTGAGCCAGAAGTGACTGACATAATATCATTAGGCGATTTAAGTGATAATGAAATATTGTATATATCTGGTATTGCTGAAAAAAATTCTGAGCATCCGCTTGGGAAAGCTATTGTGAATAAATCAAAGGAAAAATACGAAAAATTGCCGGATCCGAACAAATTTGAAGCTATACCAGGCCATGGTATTTATGCTATAATTAACGAAAAAGAATATTACTTTGGCAATAGAAGGTTAATGGAAAAGAATAATATAGATATTTCTAATATAGAGTCCAAATTAGAACAGATAGAGAATGAAGGCAAAACAGCAATGATATTAGCATCAAATGAAAAAGTGGAAGGCCTAATAGCTGTTGCAGATACCCCTAAGGAAGATTCATCAAAGGCTATACAAGAATTGAAAGCTTTAAACATAGATATATACATGATAACTGGTGACAACGCAAGAACTGCTGAGGCTATTGCAAAGCAAGTAGGTATTGATCATGTATTAGCAGAAGTTTTGCCAGAAAATAAAGCAGAGGAAGTTATAAAGTTGCAAAAACAGGGTAAAATAGTTGCAATGGTTGGTGATGGCATAAACGATGCTCCAGCATTAGCACAATCAGATGTAGGTATTGCCATCGGCACAGGAACAGATGTAGCTATAGAGACATCAGATATCACGTTAATTAGCGGAAATCTTATGGGTTTAGTTACGGCTATAAAATTAAGCAGAGCGACGATGAGAAATATCTACCAGAATCTGTTTTGGGCTTTTATCTATAATACAATAGGTATACCATTTGCTGCTATGGGACTTTTGAGTCCTGCCATAGCAGGGGGTGCAATGGCATTCAGTTCAGTATCAGTTGTATCAAACGCCTTAAGGCTGAGGAGGTTCAGATCAGCTAAGTAG
- a CDS encoding class I SAM-dependent methyltransferase encodes MGSSMNRTEIIKRRYERIAKYYDLMESLMESSGGKKWRKMLWSEVSGNTILEAGIGTGSNILYYPEGKNIYGIDFSPKMVEIAKDKAKRYGKDVDIRVMDIENLEFNDNTFDAIVTSCVFCSVPDPIKGLKELKRVLKNDGKLFMLEHVRSKKLIIGTLMDTLNPLTVNTWGANINRDTVKNLKISGFKILKEENLALDIMKLIIAGK; translated from the coding sequence ATGGGAAGCTCAATGAATAGAACTGAAATTATTAAAAGAAGATATGAAAGAATTGCAAAATATTATGATCTGATGGAAAGCCTTATGGAGTCTTCAGGCGGTAAAAAGTGGAGAAAGATGCTTTGGTCCGAGGTTTCAGGAAACACTATACTTGAAGCAGGTATTGGCACTGGCAGTAATATTTTATATTATCCTGAAGGTAAAAACATTTATGGTATTGATTTTTCACCTAAAATGGTAGAAATAGCAAAAGATAAAGCCAAAAGGTATGGCAAAGATGTCGATATTAGAGTAATGGATATAGAAAACCTTGAGTTTAATGATAATACATTTGATGCTATCGTAACAAGCTGTGTGTTTTGTTCTGTGCCGGATCCTATAAAAGGATTAAAAGAGCTAAAAAGAGTATTAAAAAATGATGGGAAGCTTTTTATGCTTGAACACGTAAGAAGCAAAAAACTAATCATAGGTACACTAATGGATACCCTCAATCCTCTTACTGTAAACACATGGGGTGCAAACATAAATAGAGATACTGTAAAAAACTTGAAGATTTCAGGATTTAAAATACTTAAAGAAGAAAATCTGGCTCTTGACATAATGAAACTTATAATTGCAGGCAAATAA
- a CDS encoding DUF1540 domain-containing protein, which translates to MNAESVVKCGVNTCTYWKDMRCHAQSIEVNPKTPTAKTSAETECTTFKSR; encoded by the coding sequence ATGAATGCAGAAAGCGTAGTAAAGTGCGGTGTCAACACATGCACATATTGGAAAGATATGAGATGCCATGCACAATCAATCGAAGTAAATCCAAAGACCCCGACAGCAAAGACCAGCGCAGAAACTGAATGTACAACATTTAAGTCAAGATAG
- a CDS encoding type VII toxin-antitoxin system HepT family RNase toxin, with amino-acid sequence MLNESDKLNILKRIDFIQIELNDLDEYKKLTYEVYNTDRITRRNVERIIENISNALIDISKIIIANENIHIPNSYREIILKLGEIETIDEELAKSIAEVARLRNVLAHQYLDIKWSYVKTFITDKINDVYKFIDAVNKYVEM; translated from the coding sequence ATGCTTAATGAATCAGATAAATTAAATATATTGAAAAGAATAGATTTTATACAAATAGAGTTAAATGATTTAGATGAATACAAAAAATTAACATACGAAGTGTACAATACTGACAGAATTACCAGAAGGAATGTGGAAAGAATAATCGAAAATATATCAAATGCTTTAATAGATATTTCAAAAATAATAATTGCAAATGAAAATATCCATATACCTAATTCTTATAGAGAAATTATTTTAAAGCTCGGTGAAATAGAAACAATAGATGAAGAACTTGCAAAATCGATTGCCGAAGTAGCCAGGTTACGTAATGTACTTGCACATCAATATCTTGACATTAAATGGAGTTATGTAAAGACATTTATAACAGATAAAATAAACGATGTCTATAAATTTATCGACGCAGTAAATAAATATGTAGAGATGTGA